ACATTCTTGTATTTCATTACTGTGACTGCAAAGCCTTCCCCCAAagcagcaggatctgctgctgTGCCCTAGGCAGACATGAGGGACATGGGAAGGAGCCACAGACGAGAGTGTAGAAGCAGGGAGAAAAGTTCAGCAAGACAATCAGATCTGCATATTCCAATCCGAAACACTGCTGTACATGAGCAGGGCGGCACAGAGAGAAACACAGCGTGTCAAGCAGGGAAGCTCAGAAGCAGCAGTGGCAAATAGTGCGGGAAAAGTTGGGGAATCTCCTGCTGAAGTTTGCAAGTACTCAACTGGGTGAGAAATCCCTGCTAAGAGCAGGGAGGCCCCAGCATTGCCTCTACATGAGGCACACAACCCCCACACCTGCTCCCACCAGTGCTTGGCCTTCCTCTGTAGGCAAGTTTCTGTGCAATTGCTCCTGCAGCTACTCACAAAACCTCAAAATTCCCCTTCACAGCCACCCATGCCTCATGGCAACTTAACATCAGTTTTACAGCTATACAATGTCAAGGTCCCTTATCAGGAAATAATCCAAGATACCTGTGCAGATACCAGGAGCTCCTGAAATATGGGGGAAGAGCACCAAGCCTGCACTTCTGCtcaggcagagcagaaaaagccttCTATCCCCAGCCATCCCCTTTGTGCAGGTGCCATTCCTGtggtatatatattttttttttccttctttcagttCCAAGTTTCATGCACAATTTGTCATACTAAACTAAATCACAGGCCCAGAGGGAAGTGATTCCACACATCCACAGGAACCCAGTCTGCAACCTCCCTGGGCCGTGGGTCCGCCAGACTAATTCCGAACCTTGTGCAGCATCCAGGCATtgttcagcagctgctctgcccaccTACATTACTGCCACCGGTAACACCAACGTTTGTCCTTTAACatgcaaaaaacccctaagAAAAAGATCTAGGATAAAAACCTCAGCCAGGCCCCAACGCTGCTGAGGCTGTCAGTGAGGGGGTGTCCCCATGCAGACCCCACAGCAGCCTTGAGGAAAGAGGACTTGGCTACTGGTAACTTATTCCTCAGTGGGGGAACCTGCGATCAGCTCACTGGCAGCACGGAGCCACAGAACACAATTACCCCAAGGCCTGTGCTGGCCCCACAGCCGCATGCAAGTTCCCCAGGTCAAAGCTGTTCTCATCAAAAGCACTTCATCTCTTCTCCTGCAAGAGCAAACCTGCACACATGCACCAAGAGGTgaaagagcagctccagccaaaATGAACGGCGACCAGTCCACACTGGAGCATTAGCGTTAAATGGAGGAGCACTGATACCTCAGGCCAACAGCGCTGCACTTGGATAGGGCTTAGGGAAAACAAGAAGTTTCACAGTTATGGATTACAGCACCCTCTGATCAAAGGCACTGCATCAAATGAAGCATTTGCTGTTACCCCCATTCCTTCTCAGACCACACCGGTGCCTTCCCACGAGGCCTAAAGAGGAGAGTCTCAACTACACAAGTGAAGTGCGGAGTCTCCAGAAAATGAGGGGATACAAAAATGTAACAAACTGTTCATTTTATTAGAAATGTCAGGTAAGTTACAGTTTCAGAACCAGGATCTGTAGGTCCCATGGCTGTGCCAGACCTGCTGGCTGCCACTCGCCCTGGCACGTTTCAGTTTCCCTGATGtattaatacagaaaaatggtattttcagCCCATTCCAACACAGCTTAGTTAACGTGCAAAAATATACAAAGCCCCAAACGAAAGgggcagagaagacaaagcttTTCCTGCACATGGCGCAGAATGAGGACCCAAAAAGAGGGTTATCAACGTGAGTTTTTCCCCAGAGCAAAGATATGGCGGCCACAAACAGAGTCATTCCGTGTATGCAAAGCATGAGCTTTTAGGGAGATGCCCCTGGATATGCCATCAGAGACCCCGACTCGGTAGCGACAGGCAGCGCTTTGCTGGGGAGACTCCCGGGCCGGAGGGCGCAAGCAGAGCCCCCAGACCGGGATGGAGGGACGTGGAGCAGCGCGGCACTCGTGGGCCGGGGCTCCTCCAAGACCCCCGAACCGCCGTTACCCGGGAATTTCACGTGGGCAGTGGAACCACCCCAGCCACGGCCCCCGGAGCGCCACCGAGGAGCGGTGGCAGCAGCGGGCCTGGCGGCCCATAAGGAGCCCGGGAGGGCGGGAGCACGGCTCCCATTGTTACCACCGGCAGGGACGGGCGGGCCCCGAGAGCGCGGCAGGGTCGGAGCCGCCCGACCCCGCGGCCCAGTTCGCGGCACGCAATGAGGCGACGGACCGGACCGAACTGGAGggcgccggcggggccgggcgagAGCCCCCACAGCGGCGCCAGGCCGGGCCCACAACGGAAAGGCGGGCGAGTTCGGGCCGCTTCCGCCCTCATGGCCGCGGCCGCCATTTCACCCCCCCGCCCGCACTCGGCCCGCCCGCCCGCCTCACCTGCGGCGGCCGCGCGCTACGCCAGCCCCCGGCTACGGCCCGGCCCACTAGGCCGCGCGGGGCCCAGCGGCAGCCGCGGCGGGGCTCAGGGCAGCCCCCGGGGCACCGGACGCAACGGGGCCGGGtgggcggggggcggcgcggccgggcaGATAGGGGGCGGCGGCAGGAGCCGGTACGGATGGGTTCGGGGGCCGCGCGGTACcagagccgccgccgccgccgccgcaaCTTTACCTGGGTCCGCCCGCACTGACAACTCCCCCGACCCCGCCCCCAGCACGTgaccgggcggggcggggctgcCCGCGCCGAGCACGTGACGTGCGCGGGGGCGCTGTGGCAGCCCCGTACGGGTCACGTGACCCGGGCTCATCTGGTCACGTGGTGCGGGCGCAGGGCGGCTTTGTGGCCGCCATGTTGTGCGGCCCCGGGCCAGGCCGGGCATGGCGGGGGCTGGCAGCAACTGGCTCTCGGGGGTCAACGTGGTGCTGGTCATGGCTTACGGCAGCCTGGTGAGGGCCAGCAGGACAGGGCGGGGCGGGCTGGCGTGTCTGTGCGGCCTGGCGTATCCGCGAAGGCGGACCACGCGAGTTCGTGGAGCCCCCGCGAGGCTGATCCTGGCGCGTCCGTGGAGTTCCCCTGGGCTCGGGCCCAGGGAGTCGATAAGGCTCCCGTGAGACGTGTCCCGGACTGGCTGTGGGGAACTCCTCGGAGTCGGGCTCGGGGTGCtcatggggctgggatggagcaccCGTGGGCTCCTGGTGGGCGGGGAGAGGAGATTGGGACGGCCTGGGGCTGACCTGAGTGTGGGGCTCCTAGTGGGCTGAACAGGGCGCTCTGCTCGCCGGGcttggaggggctgggaagcaggggctggagggctgggcacaggctggctCTGAGACCTCCTCCCCAGCACATGCCTGACCCTCACCCGCCGTGGCTCCACAGGTCTTTGTGCTGCTATTCATCTTCGTGAAACGCCAGATTATGCGCTTTGCCATGAAGTCCCGCCGCGGTCCGCACGTGCCTGTGGGACAGCACGCACCCAAGGTGggttttctccatttcttaCACCCATGGGCCCATGCATGCCTgaagggacaggcaggagctgctccagcatcagagctgctgcctcagagTGATGATAGGCAGTGGGGAGGGTGTGGTTTATCTAGGGCCTGTTCTTACCCTTTTGATCCCACAAACAAAGTGAGCagtctgtaaatattttttttcctgctgtacaGGATTTAAAGGAAGAGATTGACATTCGACTGTCAAGGGTGCAGGACATCAAGTATGAGCCACGGCTGCTGGCAGAGGACGACGGCcggctcctgcagctggagacacCAGGTACCGTGCCAGAGGTACCATCCTGCACTTGTTCCCCGGGGGCCAAGTCACACCTTTGACTGCTCCTGTTGGTGTCCTGTCACATGAGATGGTGCCTCttctcctgtttttcctttccttgctccCTTCCAAGGTTTGAAGAGATCTCAGTTTGTGCTTTCCTTTTACCAGGCTGCTATAACTACCTGTACAGGATGAAGGCACTGGATGCAATCAGGACATCAGGTAAGTGCGCCCAGGGCAAGAGTGGGAGCAGAAGGGTGCAGAGAGACCCTGAATGAGGGTGGCAGCAGCCCCATAGGGAGGCTCCAGGTGCTCACTGGGGAGTAACAGTCACTTGTCCCACTGATGGCCTGAGGGTTGGCTTGCTCCATGTTCTGGGGCAGTGGGCATGGATAGAAATTTATCCAGCCAGCAATACCTGACCATAGGGATGAGCACAAGCATTTTTACCTGCGCTTCAGCTGTTGTGCCTTTTTCCAGAAATCCCGTTTCAAGCAGAGGGTCGGTTCCCAAAGTCTTTAATAGGGAAGAACTTTTGTGCCTACTTGCTGGAACTGCGGAATTCCAGCACCTCCTTCAAAGGCATCCGCAAAGCCTTGATTGACACCTTGCTGGATGGCTATGAGAGCGCCCGCTATGGCACTGGGGTGAGTGCTGGTGGGGcactgctggccctgcagggcATTTCTGTGCACTGCACTACTGCTGGGATTGAGGTCACACCATAACTTCAGCGGGATGCTCCATGGTCTTTTCTGTTTGTATCCAGGTCTTTGGGAAAATGGAATATCTGAAGTATGAGGAAGCTCTAAATGAACTGGCAAACATGTAAGTGCTGTTGCCTACCTGCACTGGTGGGATCCTGGGCcccagcagcctgtgggaaggTGTGAACAGATATGGGTTTTGGGACACAGCCATCTTCTGAGATAGAGGCTGTCTGCGCCCATCTGTCCCTCTGGGTTCAGTCCTTCCTTGCAGTCTATCTGTTACTGCAGTTTTGGGTTTGTTCCATGGTCACAGTCAATATTCCTGCTTGTCCCCGACCACTTTGAGTCAGGGACTTGCACAGGACCAGTGGCCTTAGATTACAAGACCTCAGTGAGTGGTGTCATCACAAAAGCAGATTTGCTTCATGTTGGACAAACAGAGCAGCCcctctgaggcagcagcagcagtgatggtGCCTCTTCTCTGCCCACAGGACCAAGGcccggggcagcagcagccagcggCAGCACCAGTCAGCAGTGAAAGACCTCACCCTGTGCTCTGAAGTCTCCAGCCCCACCACCATCCAGGTTACCTACCTTCCTTCCAGCCAGAAGAGCAAACGTGCCAAACACTTCCTGGAGCTGAAGAGTTTCAAGGACAACTACAACACGCTGGAGAGCACGCTGTGAGCATGCAGCGGCCTGGTGCAGTGGGTGTGCTGGGCGGGTCTGGgctgcagtgcaggcagcactgAGAGGAACCAGCTGCACTCTCAGATCTCGCCCTCACACCACGTTGGAGGTCATCACTCGGCGAGGGCTCAGTTCCAATTCTGCAGTTTGGCCCTCACCAGGAGCCCAttctggagctgctgagcccATGGGGATCAGCCCCACGGCCTTCTCTGCCACAGGCTTATGACACTCCAGGCTTTGAGTCCTGCACTGCCTTGGATCCTGTGAATAAACTCATGAGCTTGAGCTTATTTATAAAGACACGGATTCCAGCCAGCTCTCTCCTCCGCCTGTCCTTCCCTGCGGCAGCTAGTGGGAACTGATGTTTGTCCATCCTGTCCGTGTGGGTCTTGGGCACTGGAGCCActtgtctggtttttttctaaagGGTGAACACTTTTTCCCCGTGACGTCATTGTTCCTGCTGTCAGCCCTTTGTGCCCAGCCTGCCTGTGCAGCTGGATAGGGTAGAAATAGTTTGCCTGTTCTTAGCACCGTGGCTAAACTACCGCTTTGGGCTGAGGTTTCTACTCattctcctgcagctgggcttttGGGGATGTCTTGAGTGGACAAACCAGTGTTAAATGTCCCATCTGTTCTGTTGAGGGGCTGTTTGCTCCCACTCTCACCAGCGCCTCGCATGCCAGCGTCTGCCGAGCTCCTGGGGCTAAAAGTTCGTGGCCCCCACCTTGAGTCTGCGTTCTGTCAGGATGAGGACAGCGCCGGCAGCTCGTCACCGTGGCGTGGGCAACACAGAGTGGAGGGTACAGACCTCAGcactttttaaatgctgtttaatAAAATGACAGTTCAGCTCAAGTAGGGTGTGTGCTGCTGGCCTCTGACTACAGGGCCCCATCCCTACCTGATCCCGGTCTGTGTCCCTCCTGAAGGTGCTATAAAGTAACGCACACACTATTAATGGTAGCCGGGATGCTGCCTTTACTGCTGTGCCAACTGTGATACCATGACAGGAACTGGGAGGCTGTTACTGTAACCAGGGTGCCATTAGTGTGGAGGTGTTCCATTAACGCCCTGGGCCGTTGCCGGGGGCCGTTGCAGGGTCCCCGTGGCACTGGCCATGGCAGTACCAAACAGCCAGAGCTCctcactgcagcaggaggaggtcAGACAGGGCAGGGGTTGGGAACATGGGAGCAGGTGGGGACAGTGGGctgcagtgtgccctggtgcaGGTTAAACCCAGGCCACACAAACGTTGCTCTTTGTTCGCAGCTCCGGGTGAGTGGGAATGCTGGCGCGAGGCTCCTGGAGAGGTAGAGTTGGCAAAGCACCCTGGGAGCCAAATCCTTCATGCTGGGGATCTATGGACAACGAGAAGCCCTAGcacagggcaggctgggggaacatctctgcatccctgacCCGCTCACCCTGTGTCTCAATAGCTGTGGGCAGGAGGCCAGAGAGCACCCAAAGTGCTGGGTATCGTCCCTTGAGGTGCTGCAGTGGATCATGGAGTCACGGCTGAAGAAGTGTGTGGAGTTGGAGCTGCACCttgcaggcagggagcaggcactggtgaggctgggTGTTGGTTGGATACAGCTGGGGtcccccaggctctgctgccagggggTGGGTGCCCCCCTTTTCCCGCTCCACAACATCGTGGGGAACAATGTCTCCCAGCACTGATGAgccagggggatttgggggttcagCACAGACCCTGTACCTGGCAGATCCGCCGAgatgccctgtcccagctcgTCTTGGATGAGCACTTACAGCACCAGCAGGAGCTGCGCCAGCAGGGGAAAGCCTTCTATGTCGAGCGCCTCTGAGTATTCAGCCCAGTGTGTGGCACTGGCCTGGCATTGCCCAGCTCCTGACTGAGAATAAAACACGTTGAGCAAGACAGGCTCTGTGTGCTGCATGTGAGGCAtgggacagcccagggcagcagtgaggGGAAGACACAGCCCAGCACAATTCCTGTGGCTGGGATCCAGTCATGTCACCTGCATCCCTGGGTGCCCTGGATCCTGCGCATTTCATCTCACCcatggctgtgccaggaggtgGCAGCACGGCCAGCATGCCTCACCAGACTGGCTGCTCCATACTGGGACCCTGTCCCAGCATGGGTCCTCCTGTGCCATGCCAGTGCTCCTGACCatgtggcacagccctgcagtaGCAGGAAGAGGAGCCTGGCTGGCCTGGGTGCAATGCTCCCTGTCCCCACTTGCCATCCAGGCACCCCAGGATCCCTGTCTGCTCCCCAGCCGGGACGGCCCTGTCCCCTACCTCCCATCCCTTCTGCCTGTGCCCGACCTTGGTgtctcccagccccagggcccATCAGTGCCTGATCTGGCTCTGCTTATtgacagggctgggggctgctgggccAGCACCCCCCGCCCATGGCCCTTCATTAGCTCGGCTGTCGGGCTGCATCACATCACCCACTGCCACACACACGCCCCCggctctggcactgctgctgccacgtgtgtccctgctgtccccactgccaCCTCATCGTGTGGCCACCTCAGGAGGCTGAAGCCCCTGACCCCCAAGGCCAGGCtttgtccctgtccttcccatgGCACTCAGGATCCTGGCTGCCCCGTGTCCTGTCCCACTGGTCCCCCACAAAGCCCCCGGTGCCGTTCCCAAGGCTGATGCAAAGCACTGCTGTGGTGTGgggaggttctgcttccagcCCTCCATGATATCCTGTGTACCCTTGTCGCTGGACACGGCCACCCTGGTCTCAATAGCTCCCTCAGTGTGGGCCGGGGTCCTGCCTCTGCTATCCAGCATGAGTGGGGCCACATCCTCAGCATGGATGCAGCAGGGTGACAATCGgcccctccagctgctccttggaGGAGAAACTCCCATGAGTTCCAGCAACTCCCCCAAAGCAAGGAGGTGTGAGGCACAACTCCCCTGTGTAATGGGGCTCGTCCTTGGGCAGGGTCATGTGCAGCCCCTTGGTGGCACAGGGCCCGCAGGCCAGGCCTGGCCGCCCAGTATTGACAGCCCTGCTAATGACAGGCGGTGTGaccaggggcaggagcaggcgGCGCGGGGCCATCGACCGCATCGACTGGCAGTGCTGGGCGGAAAGGGTGCGGGGGTCCACGGAGGGGGAAGAGGGACGTCAATGGGTGGTAATTAATGGGAATGAGGCCAcgtgtgcagggccagggctgtcTCTGGCCACATCCCTCTGCTTGGTGCAGCCGAGCGCGGTTATAAACGGCGACCAAGCAACCCCCCaagccagagcacagcagagtcCCCCAAGCCTTCCCAGGTAAGATGGTGATGGATGTGGGATCCCTTCGGCCCCAGCGTTGCCGGCCATGGCATGCTACTCCATGCCAGTGCATGTCATGGTGTGCCCtgacctgctgtgccaggagacCGAACCTGCACCGCCCTGCTCCGGCTTCATCCCAGCCACAGGAcgcctcctgctccagcactgcatCCCGAGCACCCCAGTACCGGCATGGCTGCCCAGCAGGCTCCAGGCACCGAGGTGAGGCTGGGCACTGCCTCTGCAGTGCCTTGGGGTTATGCCTGGGTACcactcctgccccagctctcatcgtattcttctctttctcttacAGGCAGCTGAGCTCCGGGTCCTCCCACCTCTATCTGCCCCTGTCTCTGTCTGATATGTTTGATATTAGGTTGTTTTATTGGAAAACCAACTAAATATCAAACATATTCTTACAGCGCCAGGGATGCCCAGCACGAACTTGGCCAGatgctgcctgtgccctgcctcAGGCAGGGGGGGCCTCTGCACCCTGTCCTGCACCCTCTGCTAGTCCTCATTGCCGCAATAAAACCTGTCTGCCCATCTCCATGGGACTTGAGAGGGGGAGCCCAGAGCCGTCCTGGGGGTTGGCGGAGGTTTGGGATGGCAGCGGGGTCAGCGCTTGCCACCTGTCCCCCCGCTCACGCCAGGGATGATGAAAGTACAAAGGCTCGTggccctgtgcccagcactgcctccaCTGCCTTGGCATGGGGGCGTTATTTATGGAGGTGCAGCCACTGCTCAGGGCTCTTGGTGGGCACAGTCCCCCTGCAGTGACCTGCCCAGGGTGCCCAGACCTGCCACCAGGTCTCTGTCCCTCAGGTCCCTGGGTGCTGACCCCTCTAGCCCTCAACATCTGTCCCTGGGTAGGAGAAGTGTGTCTCTTCCATGGGAGATCCTAACCTGATTTATGGGGCCAGCAGGATCTCTGGGCCAGCATGAGGAGGCTGCAAATCTCTTGACTGTGGATGAAGTGCCACCACTAGCCCTGAGAATTCCTCCACCCATCCAGGGAATCTGCTCCTCAGGCTGCCAACAGCATCCTCCACCGCAGCACCAAGTGCCAGCatggacagagctgggctgggggctcaaCAGGCTTCCAGagggctctgcccctgctgctccctgcagagccaaaCACTCTCGGCCAAGGCCCTGCCCCTAAAATAGCGCCAGGATGATCTTACCCTTTTCAATGCCACCCCCGGGCAGGGGTAAATGTCAGCTCAGGGCCACCAAAACATCCTAAACCCCCTCCCCCCCGGCCCCAGGAAGGCACATGAAGGGCGAGGACTTTGTGCCAGTGCTGCACAGACCCAGCTCAACATCCTGAAGAAGCGCTCCGGGCACCAGCCAGGGTGTCCCGTTGCATGGGGGGAGGGGGCACCTGGGACAATGCGGGACCCCCTCTCGcagacctgctgctgctttttataACGCCCCAGCTGTCCTCGGGAGCCCAAATAAGGCTGTGACCACCCGGAGCCCCAGGGATGCACAATGGGTCCCGAGCACAGACTTTTTGGGAAGGTGGGGAGGCGGGTCAGCCCAAGAAAGGCAAAGCCCCTGCGCTGGGCAGAGCTGATAAACGGTCAGTGGGGCACAGGCAACACAGCTGCCCTATTGTCTCTCCTACATCCTGCTACCCACCACTGCCTGTGTCCCACCAAGGATGGAGGCCATCAAGAAGAAGATGCAGATGCTGAAGCTGGACAAGGAGAACGCCCTGGACCGGGCAGAGCAGGCGGAGGCTGAGCAGAAGCAGGCGGAGGAGCGCAGCAAGCAGGTAGGGCGGACAGCAagagcccccagcccaggggtGTTGCGGGGTGgcttctgcctgtgctgggtcATGCTGAGCCCAGAACCAACAGAGACTCTGTCCGGAGTATGGGAGTGCGAGAGCTGCCACTACTCCTCAGCTCAAGGGCACCCCGAGGGCTGTCTGGGGCACGGTCACGGCCAGCTGGTGGGATGTGGGAAAGGGAGGGATGCTGTGAGGCAGAGCTGGTCCCAAGGATGGGGCAGGACCATGTCATGGAGCAGAGCTGCGCCTAGGATGGGGCAGGCAGGACTGTCTTGGGGTGCAGGGGCTCAGAGTGGTGTCCACCTGTGGTAAAACCACTGTCCTTCCAGCTGGAGGACGAGCTAGCTGCCATGCAGAAGAAGCTAAAGGGAACAGAGGATGAACTGGACAAGTACTCTGAGGCCCTGAAAGATGcccaggagaagctggagctggcagagaaGAAGGCGGCGGACGTACGTATGGGGTGCAGGGTGGAAGATGAGCACTGCCTTGCCCCCTTTCCTGGTGGGACTGCAGCCCTTTCCTATGCCTTGGGAACACAGAAAGGTCTTTGTCCAGATCAGTGTGCTCCCGGTAAAGCTGTGTAGGTGTCTAGGAGAAGAGAATGGCCCTGTGAAGGACATGTCCGgagggcagagccgggcagcgAGCGAGCAGCCCATCAAGTGCAGGATATGGGGTCCACGTGTCCTCGGGAAACTCTGAGTCACGGCTAGGGGTGGAGAAGCTCcgagaaggaggaggaggaggaggggggagccCTCATCCCCCTGCGGGCAGGGGCTCTTGGGCAGCCTGAGCATTGCACAGCCCGGCTATTGTTGTCCACTGTTTCCAGGAAAACAATGGTGCGAGCGGTGCAGGGTTTCACCCAGCGGCGGCTCTCCTGCCATCACGAGGCATGAGGCTCTGCTCATCACCTGTCAGGACCTGGCAGCCCTTGTGGGGCCGGGATGTCTCGGGGTCCAGCGTCAGAGCGATGCAGCCCAGCTCTGACGCAGAGAAGACAGGAGCTGCCCTCTCCCACCGTGCTCGTGGGGAAGTGCctgagccccagcacagcacctggGCTGCCTCACTGGGAGCTCCAGGGCCTGGAGACATCCTGCAGCTTCGCTTGCAGGTCCCTCTCACCGGCCCTGCACTGGAATCGGCTTGTGTCgagtgcagcactgcagagttCTTGGGAGccctttccctccctcaccTTTCTtgcctccctctgctccttgtTGGCATTTTCCCTGCTGTCACCACA
This genomic stretch from Hirundo rustica isolate bHirRus1 chromosome 29, bHirRus1.pri.v3, whole genome shotgun sequence harbors:
- the C29H1orf43 gene encoding protein C1orf43 homolog — its product is MAGAGSNWLSGVNVVLVMAYGSLVFVLLFIFVKRQIMRFAMKSRRGPHVPVGQHAPKDLKEEIDIRLSRVQDIKYEPRLLAEDDGRLLQLETPGCYNYLYRMKALDAIRTSEIPFQAEGRFPKSLIGKNFCAYLLELRNSSTSFKGIRKALIDTLLDGYESARYGTGVFGKMEYLKYEEALNELANMTKARGSSSQRQHQSAVKDLTLCSEVSSPTTIQVTYLPSSQKSKRAKHFLELKSFKDNYNTLESTL
- the LOC120764154 gene encoding tropomyosin alpha-3 chain-like, with the protein product MEAIKKKMQMLKLDKENALDRAEQAEAEQKQAEERSKQLEDELAAMQKKLKGTEDELDKYSEALKDAQEKLELAEKKAADVRKQWCERCRVSPSGGSPAITRHEALLITCQDLAALVGPGCLGVQRQSDAAQL